From the Oceanicaulis alexandrii DSM 11625 genome, one window contains:
- a CDS encoding DUF983 domain-containing protein has protein sequence MTETSPFLAGLLGRCPRCGKGALFQSYLKVADACGVCGLDFSSEDSGDGPAVFVMSIVGFIVVPAALAMELAISPPVWVHMLVWLPLATLLTLLILPPFKATLFALQWKHNAHEAQLDLDPVETERVGEGTDPSRTDTDAA, from the coding sequence ATGACTGAAACGAGCCCCTTCCTCGCCGGCCTGCTCGGGCGCTGCCCGCGCTGTGGCAAAGGGGCTCTGTTTCAGAGCTATCTCAAGGTCGCGGACGCTTGCGGCGTCTGCGGCCTTGATTTCTCCAGCGAAGACTCAGGGGACGGCCCCGCCGTTTTCGTGATGTCCATCGTTGGTTTCATCGTCGTGCCCGCCGCCCTGGCAATGGAGCTGGCGATTTCACCGCCCGTCTGGGTGCACATGCTGGTCTGGCTGCCGCTGGCGACCCTTCTGACCTTGCTGATCCTGCCGCCCTTCAAGGCGACCCTGTTCGCCCTGCAGTGGAAGCATAACGCCCATGAAGCCCAGCTTGATCTCGACCCGGTCGAGACTGAGCGTGTGGGCGAGGGGACGGATCCCTCCCGTACCGATACCGACGCGGCGTAA